One region of Cucurbita pepo subsp. pepo cultivar mu-cu-16 chromosome LG03, ASM280686v2, whole genome shotgun sequence genomic DNA includes:
- the LOC111789648 gene encoding transcription factor MYB114-like, with protein sequence MTEEESVKRKVSQVEGDINEAENMRNGGVNKGAWTAEEDQKLAEVIAIHGAKRWKSIAAKAGLNRCGKSCRLRWLNYLRPNIKRGNISDQEEDLILRLHKLLGNRWSLIAGRLPGRTDNEIKNYWNSHLSKKLNLQSEKESDILKRKVCKRKVDTGSREEETSQECENSTNLEYDVDNLFDFSNEGPDLEWMSKFL encoded by the exons ATGACTGAAGAGGAGTctgtgaaaagaaaagtgagtCAAGTTGAAGGAGACATAAATGAGGCAGAAAATATGAGGAATGGCGGAGTCAATAAAGGCGCTTGGACTGCAGAAGAAGATCAAAAACTGGCTGAGGTTATTGCCATTCATGGAGCAAAAAGGTGGAAGTCCATTGCAGCCAAAGCAG GTCTCAATCGGTGTGGGAAGAGTTGTAGACTAAGATGGCTGAATTATCTCAGACCTAACATTAAGAGAGGCAATATATcagatcaagaagaagatttgatcctcAGGCTCCATAAACTTCTTGGAAACAG GTGGTCTTTGATTGCTGGGAGACTGCCGGGAAGAACCGATAACGAGATAAAGAACTATTGGAATTCTCATTTGAGCAAGAAACTGAACCTACAGAGTGAAAAAGAAAGCGACattctcaaaagaaaagtgtGTAAAAGAAAAGTAGACACAGGGTCAAGAGAAGAGGAAACATCCCAAGAATGTGAAAATAGCACGAACTTGGAGTATGATGTTGATAACTTGTTTGATTTTTCCAATGAGGGGCCTGATTTGGAGTGGATGAGTAAATTCCTGTAA
- the LOC111789649 gene encoding ubiquitin-like protein ATG12A isoform X2, protein MVIYLVLFLVVVVLLRSIGDAPILKQNKFKMPGTDKFIKVIDYIRRSIQRDTLFVFVNSAFSPGPDETVIDLYNNFGIDGKLVVNYACSMAWG, encoded by the exons ATGGTgatttatttggttttatttttggtaGTGGTTGTTCTGCTGCGATCTATTGGGGATGCTCCCATTCTCAAACAAAACAAGTTTAAG ATGCCTGGAACagacaaatttattaaagtgATTGATTATATACGTCGGTCAATCCAACGGGACACCTTG TTTGTGTTTGTCAACAGTGCATTCTCACCTGGTCCAGATGAGACAGTTATTGATCTATATAAT AACTTTGGAATTGATGGGAAGTTGGTCGTAAATTATGCCTGCTCGATGGCTTGGGGATAA
- the LOC111789649 gene encoding ubiquitin-like protein ATG12 isoform X1, with the protein MASMESSSSAKKVVVLLRSIGDAPILKQNKFKMPGTDKFIKVIDYIRRSIQRDTLFVFVNSAFSPGPDETVIDLYNNFGIDGKLVVNYACSMAWG; encoded by the exons ATGGCTTCTATGGAGTCGTCTAGTTCTGCTAAAAAAG TGGTTGTTCTGCTGCGATCTATTGGGGATGCTCCCATTCTCAAACAAAACAAGTTTAAG ATGCCTGGAACagacaaatttattaaagtgATTGATTATATACGTCGGTCAATCCAACGGGACACCTTG TTTGTGTTTGTCAACAGTGCATTCTCACCTGGTCCAGATGAGACAGTTATTGATCTATATAAT AACTTTGGAATTGATGGGAAGTTGGTCGTAAATTATGCCTGCTCGATGGCTTGGGGATAA
- the LOC111791544 gene encoding developmentally-regulated G-protein 2: MGIIERIREIEAEMARTQKNKATEYHLGQLKAKIAKLRTQLLEPPKGSSGGGEGFEVTKYGHGRVALIGFPSVGKSTLLTLLTGTQSEAASYEFTTLTCIPGIIHYNDTKIQLLDLPGIIEGASEGKGRGRQVIAVAKSSDLVLMVLDASKSEGHRQILTRELEAVGLRLNKRPPQIYFKKKKTGGISFNSTLPLTHVDEKLCYQILHEYKIHNAEVLFREDATADDLIDVIEGNRKYMKCVYVYNKIDVVGIDDVDNLARQPNSVVISCNLKLNLDRLLARMWEEMGLVRIYSKPQGQQPDFTDPFVLSADRGGCTVEDFCNHIHRSLVKDVKYVLVWGTSARHYPQHCGLGHLLQDEDVVQIVKKKEKEEGGRGRFKSHTTGPARISDREKKAPLKT; the protein is encoded by the exons ATGGGAATCATTGAAAGAATTAGAGAAATCGAGGCCGAGATGGCTCGGACTCAGAAAAATAAGGCCACGG AATATCATCTTGGTCAGCTGAAGGCGAAGATAGCAAAGTTGAGGACGCAGTTGTTAGAGCCTCCAAAG GGTTCAAGTGGAGGTGGAGAGGGTTTTGAAGTTACAAAATATGGCCATGGGCGTGTTGCACTCATAGGATTTCCAAG TGTGGGAAAGTCCACACTTTTGACATTGTTGACAGGCACTCAATCAGAAGCCGCCTCCTATGAGTTTACGACACTGACTTGCATTCCTGGGATTATACACTACAATGATACCAAAATTCAGCTGCTTGATCTTCCTGGAATTATTGAAGGTGCGTCTGAGGGAAAGGGACGTGGTAGACAG GTTATTGCTGTTGCCAAGTCTTCAGACTTAGTCTTGATGGTTCTTGATGCCTCAAAA AGTGAGGGCCATCGCCAGATTCTCACAAGAGAGCTCGAAGCAGTGGGTTTGCGTTTGAACAAGAGACCACCTCAA ATATatttcaagaagaaaaaaacaggtGGTATTTCATTCAATAGTACCCTTCCTTTAACTCATGTTGATGAGAAGCTGTGCTATCAAATTCTACACGAGTACAAAATTCACAATGCAGAG GTACTCTTTCGAGAGGATGCCACGGCTGATGATCTTATTGATGTAATTGAGGGAAATCGTAAGTACATGAAGTGTGTGTATGTCTACAACAAGATTGATGTAGTTGGTATTGACGACGTAGACAATTTGGCCCGTCAGCCCAACTCCGTTGTCATTAGTTGTAATCTCAAG TTGAACTTGGACAGACTACTAGCTAGGATGTGGGAGGAGATGGGACTTGTTAGGATTTATTCAAAGCCTCAAGGCCAGCAACCCGATTTCACCGATCCATTTGTTCTTTCTGCT gATAGAGGTGGCTGCACAGTTGAAGACTTCTGTAATCATATCCACAGGAGTTTGGTTAAAGATGTCAAATACGTGCTTGTATGGGGTACAAGTGCACGGCACTATCCACAACATTGTGGCCTTGGTCATCTTCTTCAGGACGAGGATGTGGTCCAGATTGTTAAGAAAAAG GAAAAGGAAGAGGGAGGAAGAGGTCGTTTCAAGTCGCATACGACTGGTCCAGCTCGTATATCTGACCGAGAAAAGAAGGCTCCTTTAAAGACATAA
- the LOC111791229 gene encoding protein BIG GRAIN 1-like B produces the protein MDLWDNSFQREDPDPHHHQHNHQRRRSRRENPSFSSSLLDAIYRSIDDSNAQGEDQLIFYTQKTTTRTKQSISAAKTEDHQTLQFRRASMIDNWMDNKKIKTLRDFTVSTSSSSESSSTAGRRLSSSESEFLSRTLHRPKPKPKPKPIKTTTWSQSEIIPNPNHENGFVKSKFKASKIYHDLKKVKQPISPGGRLASFLNSLFNGGSPKAKQKISNTFSNNSTNLEYDPPRKSKSQQGSSSTCSSASSFSRSCLIKTPSSRGNIKRSVRFCPVSVIVDEDCRPCGHKMLNKLEEPIGKKGKLETEEMKTEEDDEEDDDRLSCSSSDLFELDNLSAIGMDRYRDELPVYETTHFNTNCAIANGLLL, from the coding sequence ATGGATCTGTGGGACAACTCGTTTCAAAGGGAAGATCCAGAcccccaccaccaccaacaCAACCACCAACGGCGGCGTTCTCGCCGCGAAAACCcctctttctcttcctccCTTCTCGACGCCATCTACCGTTCCATCGACGACTCCAACGCCCAGGGAGAAGACCAACTCATTTTTTACACACAAAAAACTACCACCAGAACAAAACAGAGCATCTCCGCCGCCAAAACAGAGGACCACCAAACTCTCCAATTCCGGCGTGCTTCTATGATCGACAACTGGATggataacaaaaaaatcaaaacccttcGCGACTTTACTGTTTCCACTTCGAGCTCGTCAGAATCCAGCTCCACCGCCGGCAGAAGACTTTCCTCGTCGGAATCGGAGTTTCTTTCACGTACACTCCACCGGCCAAAGCCGAAACCCAAACCCAAGCCGATCAAAACCACCACATGGTCTCAATCAGAAATTATCCCAAATCCAAACCACGAAAATGGGTTCGTTAAATCCAAATTCAAAGCTTCAAAAATCTACCACGATTTGAAGAAAGTGAAGCAACCAATTTCACCCGGCGGCCGACTTGCGAGCTTCCTTAATTCCCTCTTCAATGGCGGAAGCCCAAAAGCTAAGCAGAAGATATCAAACactttttcaaacaattcaACGAATTTGGAGTACGACCCGCCGAGAAAATCGAAGTCCCAACAGGGATCCTCGTCTACCTGTTCCTCTGCTTCGTCGTTTTCGCGGTCTTGTCTGATAAAAACGCCGTCTTCAAGAGGGAACATTAAGAGATCGGTTCGGTTCTGTCCGGTGAGTGTGATAGTGGACGAGGATTGTCGGCCATGTGGGCataaaatgttgaacaaattAGAGGAACCCATTGGGAAGAAAGGGAAATTAGAAACAGAGGAAATGAAAACAGAGGAGGATgacgaagaagacgacgacCGTTTGAGCTGTTCAAGCTCCGACCTGTTTGAACTGGATAATCTGTCGGCGATCGGAATGGATAGGTACAGAGATGAACTGCCAGTGTATGAAACCACCCATTTCAACACTAATTGTGCCATTGCTAATGGATTGCTTttgtaa